The Petrocella atlantisensis genome has a window encoding:
- a CDS encoding PHP domain-containing protein, producing the protein MEISYDLHIHTALSPCGHEDMTPNNIVNMSKLSDLDVIAITDHNSCENVEAVMRVASKSDLIVIPGIEIESREEVHLVCLFPTLDQVQKVQDIVYSHLPNLPNNRKIFGEQILFNDEDNRIGSINRLLSFACDLSLDQVVQLCLEHDGICIPAHIDRPSYSIISNLGMIPANIDFPTLEISRHNALEPFISQYPNYQVIQNSDAHDLGYIGSCNKTLDVPEKTLEAILRKLKTP; encoded by the coding sequence ATGGAAATTTCATATGATTTACATATTCATACGGCTTTGTCACCTTGTGGTCATGAAGACATGACGCCTAACAATATCGTTAATATGTCAAAGTTAAGTGACTTAGATGTTATAGCGATTACAGATCACAATTCTTGTGAGAATGTGGAAGCTGTTATGAGGGTTGCATCAAAATCCGACTTAATCGTCATACCCGGAATAGAAATAGAGTCAAGAGAAGAAGTTCATCTGGTCTGTCTTTTTCCAACATTGGATCAAGTACAAAAGGTTCAAGACATCGTATATAGCCATTTACCCAACTTACCAAACAATCGAAAAATCTTTGGTGAACAAATACTTTTTAATGATGAGGATAATCGTATTGGAAGCATAAATCGGTTGCTTTCATTTGCTTGTGATTTGTCCCTAGATCAAGTAGTACAATTATGTCTTGAACATGATGGTATATGTATACCAGCCCATATTGATCGACCAAGCTACAGTATTATCTCAAACTTAGGTATGATTCCAGCGAATATTGATTTTCCAACCCTAGAGATTTCAAGACATAATGCTCTTGAACCTTTTATAAGTCAATACCCCAATTATCAAGTCATACAGAATTCAGATGCGCATGATCTTGGCTATATAGGTAGTTGCAACAAGACATTAGATGTACCTGAAAAAACACTTGAAGCAATTCTAAGAAAATTAAAAACCCCTTAA
- a CDS encoding NADH-quinone oxidoreductase subunit NuoE family protein, whose protein sequence is MAVNTELTVEKFNELEQYIDSMPSTKGELIRVLHKAQGIFGFLPEEVQKFIAKKLDLSTAKVFGVVSFYSYFTMEPKGDNPIAICMGTACYVRGAEKVQDAFMKELGIKVGETTADGKFSLDALRCVGACGLAPVVLVGEKVYGRVTVEDVKKIISNY, encoded by the coding sequence ATGGCTGTTAACACTGAATTAACTGTTGAAAAATTTAACGAATTAGAACAGTATATTGATTCAATGCCTTCCACAAAAGGCGAACTTATTCGTGTCTTACATAAGGCACAAGGTATTTTCGGATTTTTACCAGAGGAAGTGCAGAAATTCATAGCCAAAAAGTTGGATTTATCGACAGCTAAAGTTTTTGGCGTTGTAAGTTTCTACTCATACTTCACGATGGAACCAAAGGGAGATAATCCAATTGCTATTTGTATGGGAACTGCTTGTTATGTAAGGGGTGCAGAAAAGGTACAAGATGCATTTATGAAAGAGCTAGGTATAAAAGTAGGCGAAACAACTGCAGACGGTAAGTTTTCATTAGATGCTTTACGTTGTGTAGGTGCTTGCGGACTTGCGCCGGTTGTACTGGTGGGAGAAAAAGTATATGGCCGTGTAACCGTTGAAGACGTTAAGAAAATCATTAGCAACTACTAA
- a CDS encoding (2Fe-2S) ferredoxin domain-containing protein: protein MAKIKSFADLKKIKEDVQSQVALREKGENSDTLVKVRVAMATCGIASGAREIMTYIIDECAAKGIDNVVVTQTGCMGYCYAEPTIEVVLPGQDGVVYGNVDNEKALEIIEKHIVEGTLVDGIIPQTHKTIE, encoded by the coding sequence ATGGCAAAAATAAAATCATTTGCAGATCTAAAGAAGATCAAAGAGGATGTTCAATCTCAAGTAGCCTTAAGAGAAAAAGGTGAAAATAGTGATACCTTGGTGAAGGTGAGAGTAGCCATGGCAACTTGCGGTATTGCGTCAGGTGCAAGAGAAATCATGACCTATATCATAGATGAGTGTGCTGCAAAAGGTATTGATAATGTTGTAGTTACACAAACAGGATGTATGGGTTATTGTTATGCAGAGCCTACTATAGAAGTTGTTCTACCGGGTCAAGACGGTGTGGTATATGGTAATGTGGATAACGAAAAAGCACTTGAAATTATTGAAAAGCATATTGTTGAAGGCACTTTAGTAGACGGGATCATACCACAAACTCATAAAACAATCGAATAA
- the hpf gene encoding ribosome hibernation-promoting factor, HPF/YfiA family, which translates to MRYTISGKNIEITNALREVATNKLSKLEKYFSEDTEVQVTLSVLKKNHIIEVTLPLKGTIIRAEEEAENMYAAIDLVIDVLERQLLRHKKKLINRHRHHGTFRTAFAQADYEDDEGMAIVRSKKFPIKPMDAEEACMEMELLGHSFFVFRDRDTEELAVVYKRKDGQFGLISPE; encoded by the coding sequence ATGCGTTATACAATAAGTGGGAAAAACATCGAGATCACCAACGCATTAAGAGAAGTGGCAACTAATAAACTCAGTAAGTTGGAAAAGTACTTTTCAGAAGACACCGAAGTACAAGTTACCTTGAGTGTTTTAAAGAAAAATCATATAATTGAAGTCACCTTGCCATTGAAAGGAACTATTATTAGAGCCGAAGAAGAAGCTGAAAATATGTATGCAGCTATAGATCTTGTTATAGATGTGTTGGAGCGACAATTGCTAAGGCACAAGAAAAAATTAATAAACCGTCACCGCCATCATGGAACATTTAGAACAGCCTTCGCGCAGGCGGATTATGAAGACGATGAAGGTATGGCTATTGTTAGAAGTAAAAAGTTTCCTATAAAACCAATGGATGCTGAAGAAGCATGTATGGAAATGGAACTTTTAGGACATAGTTTTTTTGTATTCAGGGATCGAGATACAGAAGAACTTGCCGTGGTTTATAAGAGAAAAGACGGACAATTTGGTTTGATTTCACCTGAATAA
- the secA gene encoding preprotein translocase subunit SecA, which yields MSLIRRIFKTHSERELKRIMPLVDQIDNMDASYGSMSDKALKEMTAILKNRLNNGETLDDILPEAFATVREVGYRVLGLKAFRTQIIGGIIFHQGRIGEMKTGEGKTLAATLPAYLNALSGKGVHVVTVNDYLAARDAEEMGKIFNFLGLTVGVLINGITNEERHAAYQADITYGTNNEFGFDYLRDNMVIYKKDMVQRELNYAIIDEVDSILIDEARTPLIISGSSSKSTHLYQQANMLSKRLRKGEVIGEVSKLSAILNEEVEETGDFVLDEKEKNVTLTAEGVKKVEAYFQIENLSDPENMEILHHINLALRANYTMFKDKNYVIKEGEIVIVDEFTGRLMPGRRYSNGLHQAIEAKEDVDVRRESKTLATITFQNYFNRYKKRAGMTGTALTEEEEFREIYGMDVIVIPTNRPIVRLDHADEVYRSHEEKIRAIVGDVKASYEKGQPVLVGTVTIDSSEELSRELKKAGIRHNVLNAKFHEREAEIVANAGQFGAVTIATNMAGRGTDIKLGQGVIEAGGLKIIGTERHESRRIDNQLRGRSGRQGDPGESKFYLSLDDDLMRLFGSDRFKSTISRLGLPEGEPIAAGILSNAIENAQKKVEGNNFGIRKHLLDYDQVMNEQREIIYEERSKVLDGQNMREVIMNMIADNIKRIVNGFSNGMDHPDEWDLPGMMEQMHNIIPIHHVQMTDDEKDGMNREKFIEFITNKAYELYKTKEDEFEDVEILREAERVVLLRSIDQKWMDHIDSMDQMRQGIGLRAYGQRDPLVEYKFVGFEMFDDMIESIQESTVRAMYSIRAKVKIEREQVAKITGTNKGESSKPAPIKRAEKKVGRNEPCPCGSGKKYKQCHGR from the coding sequence ATGTCACTAATTAGAAGAATATTTAAAACACATAGTGAAAGAGAATTAAAAAGAATAATGCCCCTTGTGGATCAAATTGATAATATGGATGCATCTTATGGAAGTATGTCAGATAAAGCATTGAAAGAAATGACAGCAATCCTTAAGAATCGACTGAACAATGGGGAAACTTTGGATGATATCTTACCTGAGGCTTTTGCTACAGTAAGAGAAGTCGGATATAGAGTATTAGGCTTAAAAGCTTTTAGAACACAAATTATCGGAGGTATTATTTTTCATCAAGGGCGAATTGGTGAAATGAAAACCGGTGAAGGAAAAACCTTGGCAGCAACGTTACCTGCTTACTTAAATGCTTTATCCGGTAAAGGCGTTCATGTTGTTACGGTTAATGATTATTTAGCAGCGCGTGATGCAGAAGAAATGGGAAAAATCTTTAATTTTTTAGGTCTTACGGTTGGTGTACTTATCAATGGTATAACTAATGAAGAAAGACATGCGGCCTATCAAGCTGACATTACTTATGGAACAAACAATGAATTTGGATTTGATTACTTAAGAGACAATATGGTTATATATAAAAAAGACATGGTTCAAAGAGAATTGAACTATGCGATTATCGATGAGGTCGACTCTATATTAATTGACGAGGCGAGAACACCATTAATTATATCGGGTAGTAGTAGTAAATCAACCCATCTCTATCAACAAGCGAATATGTTATCAAAAAGATTAAGAAAAGGTGAAGTCATTGGTGAAGTCTCAAAATTAAGTGCCATACTCAATGAAGAGGTTGAAGAGACTGGTGATTTTGTATTGGATGAAAAAGAAAAAAATGTTACTTTAACGGCAGAAGGGGTCAAAAAAGTAGAAGCTTATTTTCAAATTGAAAACCTATCTGATCCGGAAAATATGGAGATATTACACCATATTAATTTGGCACTTAGAGCCAATTATACCATGTTTAAGGATAAGAATTACGTCATAAAAGAAGGCGAAATCGTTATCGTAGACGAGTTCACTGGCCGATTAATGCCTGGTAGACGCTATTCAAATGGATTGCATCAAGCCATTGAAGCCAAAGAAGATGTGGATGTAAGACGTGAAAGTAAGACACTAGCAACCATAACCTTCCAAAATTATTTTAATCGTTATAAAAAAAGAGCTGGTATGACGGGTACGGCATTAACGGAAGAAGAAGAATTTAGAGAAATATACGGCATGGATGTTATTGTTATTCCAACCAACCGACCAATCGTACGTCTAGACCATGCAGATGAAGTGTATAGATCCCATGAAGAAAAAATTAGGGCAATCGTAGGTGACGTAAAAGCATCCTATGAGAAGGGACAACCGGTACTGGTAGGAACAGTCACCATTGACTCATCAGAAGAGCTGAGCCGTGAATTAAAGAAGGCTGGCATAAGACATAATGTTTTGAATGCAAAGTTTCATGAGCGAGAAGCTGAGATAGTGGCAAATGCTGGACAATTTGGAGCGGTTACCATAGCAACCAACATGGCCGGTCGTGGTACGGACATTAAACTGGGTCAAGGTGTTATTGAAGCAGGCGGTCTTAAAATTATCGGTACGGAACGTCATGAATCAAGACGAATTGATAATCAGTTAAGGGGTCGTTCCGGACGTCAAGGTGACCCGGGTGAATCCAAGTTTTATTTATCTTTGGATGATGATCTTATGCGTCTTTTTGGATCAGATCGTTTTAAGAGCACCATTAGTCGTTTGGGATTGCCCGAAGGTGAGCCAATAGCTGCGGGTATCTTATCCAATGCAATAGAGAATGCACAAAAAAAGGTTGAAGGTAATAACTTTGGAATAAGAAAGCATCTGCTTGATTATGACCAAGTCATGAATGAGCAGCGAGAGATCATCTATGAGGAACGAAGCAAGGTTCTAGATGGTCAGAACATGCGAGAAGTTATTATGAACATGATTGCAGATAATATCAAAAGGATTGTCAACGGTTTTTCTAACGGGATGGACCATCCGGACGAATGGGACCTGCCCGGTATGATGGAGCAAATGCATAATATCATACCCATACATCATGTTCAGATGACCGACGATGAAAAAGATGGTATGAACCGTGAAAAGTTTATTGAATTCATTACAAATAAGGCTTACGAGCTATATAAAACAAAAGAAGATGAATTTGAAGATGTTGAAATATTAAGAGAAGCGGAACGGGTTGTTTTGCTTAGATCTATTGATCAAAAGTGGATGGACCATATTGATAGCATGGATCAAATGCGTCAAGGTATTGGACTTAGGGCTTATGGGCAGAGAGATCCTCTGGTAGAGTATAAGTTTGTCGGCTTTGAGATGTTTGATGACATGATTGAAAGTATTCAGGAGAGCACCGTTAGAGCTATGTATTCTATTCGAGCGAAAGTTAAGATAGAACGTGAACAGGTGGCTAAAATTACAGGAACCAACAAAGGTGAAAGCTCAAAGCCGGCACCGATAAAAAGAGCTGAAAAGAAAGTGGGACGTAACGAACCTTGTCCATGTGGAAGTGGTAAGAAGTATAAGCAATGTCATGGTAGATAA
- a CDS encoding NADH-dependent [FeFe] hydrogenase, group A6 gives MSDIRLVIDGKEVFVPKGSTILDGAKKLGITIPTLCHLDLHDTKMVNQTASCRVCVVEVEGRGNLAPSCATPALDGMVVRTNTMRVLETRKTVTELILSDHPKDCLTCSQSGDCELQDLAEMIGIREINITGKEMSTYKKDYSTSIIRDMDKCIMCRRCETMCNEVQEVGALSGINRGFNAVVSPAFELPLTETVCTHCGQCVAVCPVGALSENDHTWKVVEALANPEKTVIVQVAPAVRVALGEEFGHEPGTIITGKMVTALKQIGFDQVFDTDFAADLTIMEEGTELLGRLGRFLAGEKDVPLPILTSCCPAWVNFVESQFPDLIDIPSSAKSPQQMFGAVAKSYYADILKIDRKDLVVVSVMPCLAKKYEADRAEFSVDGNPDVDLVISTRELAHLIEQVNIDIDELEDSEFDKPLGVSTGAGVIFGSTGGVIEAALRTAYEVHVKKPLPKIDFEQLRGFDGVRAAEVDFDGLKLNIGIAHGLGNAKALLTEIRNGNPRNFHAIEVMACPGGCIGGGGQPYHHGDSSIIKKRMDAIYQIDKDMPIRKSHENQAVMELYDKYLGEPMSHKAHDLLHTHYSQKDKA, from the coding sequence ATGTCAGATATTAGATTAGTCATTGACGGGAAAGAAGTGTTTGTTCCAAAAGGCAGCACCATATTAGATGGTGCCAAAAAACTTGGAATAACAATCCCTACTTTATGTCATTTAGATTTACATGATACAAAAATGGTCAATCAAACGGCTTCATGTCGTGTTTGTGTGGTTGAAGTTGAAGGTAGAGGCAATTTAGCACCTTCATGTGCAACACCAGCGCTCGATGGTATGGTAGTACGTACGAATACCATGCGTGTCCTTGAAACAAGAAAGACAGTAACAGAATTGATTCTGTCTGATCATCCCAAAGATTGTTTAACGTGTTCTCAGTCTGGTGATTGCGAATTACAAGACCTTGCAGAAATGATTGGTATTAGAGAAATCAATATTACAGGCAAAGAAATGTCAACATATAAAAAGGATTATTCAACTTCTATTATACGAGACATGGATAAATGTATCATGTGCAGAAGATGTGAAACAATGTGTAATGAAGTTCAGGAAGTGGGCGCATTATCAGGCATCAATAGAGGTTTTAATGCTGTTGTTTCTCCGGCTTTTGAGTTACCATTGACAGAAACAGTATGTACACACTGTGGCCAGTGTGTAGCAGTATGTCCTGTAGGCGCATTATCTGAAAATGACCATACTTGGAAAGTTGTTGAAGCCTTAGCAAATCCAGAAAAAACCGTTATTGTTCAAGTAGCTCCTGCTGTTAGGGTAGCTCTGGGTGAAGAATTCGGACATGAACCGGGAACAATCATTACAGGTAAAATGGTAACAGCACTTAAGCAAATCGGATTTGATCAAGTGTTTGATACAGACTTTGCAGCAGACCTAACCATTATGGAAGAAGGTACAGAGCTTCTTGGACGTCTTGGACGTTTTTTGGCAGGCGAAAAAGATGTTCCACTTCCAATATTGACATCATGCTGTCCTGCATGGGTTAACTTTGTTGAAAGTCAGTTTCCAGATTTAATTGATATTCCATCATCGGCCAAATCACCACAACAAATGTTTGGTGCAGTAGCAAAATCCTATTATGCTGATATCTTAAAGATTGATCGTAAGGATTTGGTGGTTGTATCCGTCATGCCATGTTTGGCTAAAAAGTATGAGGCTGATAGAGCCGAGTTTAGCGTAGATGGTAATCCGGATGTGGATCTTGTTATCTCAACAAGAGAGCTTGCCCACTTAATTGAGCAGGTTAATATTGATATTGATGAATTAGAAGATTCTGAATTTGATAAGCCACTTGGTGTTTCAACAGGTGCAGGGGTAATATTTGGCTCTACCGGTGGTGTTATTGAAGCAGCACTTAGAACAGCTTATGAAGTTCATGTTAAGAAACCTTTACCAAAAATTGATTTTGAGCAATTAAGAGGTTTTGATGGTGTTCGTGCTGCGGAAGTTGATTTTGATGGTTTGAAGCTTAATATTGGTATTGCTCACGGACTTGGAAACGCGAAGGCGCTACTGACTGAAATACGTAATGGTAACCCTAGAAACTTCCATGCGATTGAAGTTATGGCTTGTCCTGGTGGTTGTATCGGTGGTGGTGGCCAACCTTACCATCATGGAGATTCATCCATCATCAAAAAACGTATGGATGCTATTTATCAAATTGATAAAGACATGCCAATTAGAAAATCTCATGAAAACCAAGCAGTAATGGAGTTATATGATAAATACCTTGGAGAGCCAATGTCACACAAGGCCCATGATTTATTACATACACATTATAGCCAAAAAGATAAAGCATAA
- a CDS encoding NADH-quinone oxidoreductase subunit NuoF, with product MANYKIQMLVCGGTGCKSAEADGIVTNLEKAIIANNLSDDVQVLTTGCFGFCEKGPVVKILPDNTFYVQVQPEDAEELVAEHCVKGRKVERLLYVNPDTKEIISDSKDMDFYKKQMRIALRNCGLIDPDVIDDYIARDGYQAIGKALTEMTPEDVIDLIKDSGLRGRGGGGFPTGLKWQFAAGYDADQKYVICNADEGDPGAFMDRSILEGDPHSVIEAMAICGYAIGATQGRVYIRAEYPLAIKRLEKAISDAREYGLLGQAIMGTGFEFDIELTYGAGAFVCGEETALIHSMEGERGEPTTKPPFPAESGYWGKPTNVNNVETFANVPAILLKGSDWYSQIGTERSTGTKVFALAGKINNVGLIEVPMGTTLREVIYDIGGGIKGGKKFKAVQTGGPSGGCLTEKDLDTPIDFDNLIAAGSMMGSGGMIVMDEDDCMPAIAKFYLEFTVEESCGKCTPCRVGTKRLHELLEVIVDGHGEMKHIDELKRLSRTIKSASLCGLGQTAPNPILSTLDAFYDEYLAHINDKKCPAGQCTSLLSYYILEDKCIGCTACARVCPVNCISGEVKKLHVIDQETCIKCGACYDTCKFAAIEKR from the coding sequence ATGGCTAACTATAAAATACAAATGCTGGTTTGCGGTGGTACAGGTTGTAAATCTGCCGAAGCAGACGGTATTGTAACGAATCTGGAAAAAGCTATAATAGCGAACAATCTTAGTGATGATGTACAAGTTTTAACAACCGGTTGTTTTGGTTTCTGCGAAAAGGGACCTGTCGTTAAAATACTACCTGATAATACATTTTATGTACAAGTTCAACCGGAAGATGCAGAAGAATTGGTAGCTGAACATTGTGTCAAAGGAAGAAAAGTTGAAAGATTGCTTTATGTTAATCCTGACACAAAAGAAATTATTTCTGATTCTAAGGACATGGACTTCTATAAGAAGCAAATGCGTATTGCCCTTAGAAACTGCGGCTTAATCGATCCTGATGTTATTGATGATTATATAGCAAGAGATGGTTATCAAGCTATAGGAAAAGCTTTGACAGAAATGACGCCGGAAGATGTTATCGATTTAATCAAGGACTCCGGTTTACGTGGCCGTGGGGGTGGAGGTTTCCCTACCGGTCTAAAATGGCAATTTGCAGCAGGTTATGATGCAGACCAAAAATACGTCATCTGTAATGCGGATGAAGGAGACCCAGGTGCCTTTATGGACCGTTCAATTCTTGAAGGAGACCCACATTCAGTTATTGAAGCTATGGCAATATGCGGTTATGCAATAGGTGCTACACAAGGACGTGTTTATATTCGAGCAGAATATCCTTTGGCGATTAAACGTCTAGAAAAGGCCATCAGTGATGCAAGAGAGTATGGTCTTCTAGGCCAAGCCATAATGGGTACAGGCTTTGAATTTGATATTGAACTCACTTACGGAGCAGGCGCTTTCGTGTGTGGCGAAGAAACAGCATTGATTCATTCAATGGAAGGGGAACGTGGTGAGCCAACCACAAAACCACCATTTCCAGCTGAATCCGGATACTGGGGTAAACCAACCAATGTTAACAATGTTGAAACCTTTGCTAATGTGCCAGCCATCCTTTTAAAAGGCTCAGATTGGTATTCACAAATAGGAACAGAGCGATCAACCGGGACCAAAGTTTTTGCATTAGCCGGTAAAATTAACAACGTTGGTTTGATTGAAGTTCCAATGGGTACAACACTTCGTGAAGTTATTTATGATATCGGTGGCGGCATCAAAGGCGGTAAAAAGTTTAAAGCGGTTCAAACAGGTGGACCATCTGGCGGTTGCTTAACTGAAAAAGACTTAGATACACCAATCGACTTTGATAATCTTATCGCAGCAGGTTCAATGATGGGCTCTGGTGGGATGATTGTCATGGATGAAGATGACTGTATGCCAGCCATAGCCAAATTCTATCTTGAGTTTACTGTAGAAGAGTCTTGCGGAAAATGTACACCTTGCCGTGTAGGCACAAAACGCTTACATGAACTTCTTGAAGTTATTGTAGATGGTCATGGCGAAATGAAACATATTGATGAACTAAAAAGACTAAGCCGTACAATTAAGAGTGCTTCTTTATGTGGTTTGGGACAAACAGCGCCTAATCCGATTTTATCAACTTTAGATGCATTCTATGATGAGTATTTAGCCCATATTAACGATAAAAAGTGCCCTGCAGGACAATGTACATCTCTTCTAAGTTATTATATTTTAGAGGATAAGTGTATTGGCTGTACCGCATGTGCACGTGTATGTCCTGTAAACTGTATTTCTGGTGAAGTTAAGAAATTACATGTTATTGATCAGGAAACATGTATCAAATGTGGTGCTTGTTACGATACTTGTAAGTTTGCTGCTATTGAAAAACGATAA